TCCTTCATACCAATCTTTTTCTATATCTTCTTGTCATAAGAGTTGTAGTTTTTCGGATACCGTGGACAAGTAACATTAACTTTCTCAAAGAAAAAAAATAGCACAAGTTTGACAAGTTTAACAAAGTTTGCCTCCATTCTtaaatcttttttttcttttagtgAAACTCAGGTGAGCATTAATTTCATACTATTGCTAGAGATGAGGGTAACATTGTTTGCTACGTTTGTCATAGTGACGTGGAGTGGCATCACAAGCATATTACGTGAAATGAGGAACATCTAACAATTCTCCCGTTGCACACACAGACATATGTGCTAGTAATACTAGAATTAATTTCCGTTACCGGCTGTAAGGCGTGGCTTGTCTGCCCCGTGGCTTCAATGGCTGGCATGGTAAAAAAGCTAGTTTATGTGGTAACCTGATTAAAGCTTTTACTAGCTCCCATGCCTATGCACCTCACTAACCTCGGTAAATGTTCTAACAAAATATAGTAATGGGATTAAAACCATTACCTCCTCATGACTAGTCAAAGtaggtatttcttttgaatggagaACTCATTTCATGGTAATTGCATTACGACCAGGTATGGAGCAAATTGCTATTATGTGTATATATGTAGTAATTGTGTTACCATTTGTTGGTATAAGGCAATTTTTATTATCATGTAAATAATATATGACATAATGATGCTtcaaaacaaaattaaatgttgctcATAGTAAATGGTTGAGAATATTACTAGGTAAATTTAATGGTAAAATCATTCATCGCTATGggtcaataaaatccaccctttgtccAAAAAAAATCATCACTATATATTTTAGTAGTATAGCACAAGAGCGAAGTAGTAAAAGAATCTATTTCTAGTAAAAAGAATCTGCTATGGGTCGCGTACAGTTACTACTATAATTATTCTTTTACTACATACAATGCATAACTTTACTATCAACTGGTACCAAATGACCCCTAATGGTGGTTTCCACCGTTACGACCAATCAAAGGAAATTTACATTCAAAATAAACTGCTCATAGGGTACTAGCGTGGGAGGAGTTGCTCTTTGCCTCATGCGGCCTGGCCGGAGCGTACGAAATATAATTCTACACTCTCGTTCTTACTTTAGCAtatttaagagagagagagagagagagagagagagagcaccttGAAGAGTTCAATGGCTGCGTCAGCTTCTAGGCATTTAACGTTGACCATACCATCTGTGTTATATGTGCAATGCGTGGCAACTCTTTCTTCATTTGTTATGAGAATGATATGACTTTCAGAATGTTGGGACATGAACAATGGTTTTATCAAATCCCAGTCGTGTGTGGACTGCAGTCCATCAATAACCACGACGCATTTTTTATCACTCAGAATTTTACAACACCCTTGAATAGGGTCTTGGCCTTCCATCATACCAACAAGTGCAGTTTCTTTGGCTTGAAGATCatcagaataaaaatccaaaagtaGACGCCGACAGAAGTCCTGCAAAATTAATGGATGATGCACATCCACCCAGCCATACATTCTGTACTTTCCGTTGTGCAATTTTTCGAAGTACCAGTTTCTGACAAGAGCTGATTTCCCAACACCAGCAATCCCCCACACAGAGATCACACCATGTCTGGCTAAGCAATTGCCAATGCGATTCATATCATCTTCACGCCTAACAAGCTTCCAattttcctcttctcttcttttaCCCCCTTGTCCACAATTTTGTTGATAATCCTGCTGCAATATTTAATGTGACAAATTTTGGTTAGTATATGGTAGCGAAATATAAATGAACATGCATTTTCTTCCAATTAATTATCAGCATTCAAATATCATTAAGTGAAAGTTGTAGTAGTATATCATGATTAGTCCCCCGTACGTATACCTGAATATCTTCCAACCTGTGGGTTCGATATTCATAATCTACACAGTGTCTGGCCAGAATTTCATCTTCTGTAAGAACGACGACACAACATTTAGTAGGCTCGAATAAGAGATTTTTTTTAATCAAGTCCCAGTTATCCTTGGATTTGAGACCCATAATAACGATGAGGTACAACTCATCGTATGCAGCCAGAAATGTACAccaagtttcaatgatctttgatctGTCCATCTCATGGAATTTGTCTTTCATCTTGTGCTGTTGATCTTGTGGATTAGAATATATACATAATTCTGCAGCCATCTCCATCAACAAATCAAGGTCATCAGATACAGTGAATTCCAAGTAGTGCTGAAATTTTAGTCCGTCAAATACTCTGGACTTATCCATTATGCCTTGGCACAAATTAGGGATGAGAAGTGATTCATCACAACCAGCCCCCCACACGGAGATAACACCACGGGATCTTAACTGTCGAATAAATTCACCAATACCACTGCGGTGACCAGAGCCCTGCGAGTATAATTATTAAATGGAGTAATTAAGGGAGTTGTTAAATAAGAGAGGCACATAATCAAAGGATCAATCGATCGAGTTGCACAACCCGCAGGAACCTAGCAACTCCCTCCAGTCCACGTGCATGGAGCATCATTACAATTTAGCCGCGTGGTGATTAGGTTCAAGATAATAAACGGAAAATCAATGCCAATGACGACTCATGTCGGGTCCGCCAGGAAAATCGGGCCGAACCAACAATTTGTACTAATGCATTTCCCGGTTAGTACTAATTCACAAATCCCTGGGATATCATgtttaaggctggtcgtaatggtagtatcatagttaGTATTatacatgccaactaggcaattttgatgaggtgtcacagaattaaatgaagaaagagagggttgagtatcctATTGTGATatcgtatcataataaatgatatgctactatgtgtcatgcatggcaataaataaagtactacatgatactaatacatgactagtatcatatgcaggatactagtatatgatacttctcattacaaccagcctaatgcGCCAGCCAATGGAAATTAATGATGGCATGGAATGTGGGGCTACTCCTACAGATCGCAACCAGAATATATGGAATATCTGATTTTCGTGAGAggtagatggagggagtagcactaattaattaatttaccTGACCCTAATGTTGCATCGACAAATTGGGATAAGTGGAGTACAACGTATATGTTCTTACTTATGGACAATGATGGAGACAGAATATTAATTGCCACATTTCCCCATCACCATGTAATTAAGCTTATTTTTTAGGCTGATGTTTCATCTGGTTTCATAGGGTATGATAGGTGTCTTCTGCTTCCCGAAGAACCAGCGATGAGGAAATCAAATTAGGGCGACGTCATACTTCGAATTCTTTTCCAACTTATCTAATCTAATATTGGTTATTAACAGGGATTCCTTGAAAACAAATGTGAAAAATATGAATTATTTTTTCTAAATTTGAATTTTGGGGTATATGCGTATGCAGAAATATGGAACCGAATATTGCACAGTTGCCTTATTTTGTTTAGTAAATTTCAGTCACGTTTTTTAATTGGGTTAAGATCCAAGGGCCTTTCTTTTCTAATTCAGTACTCACTCGTGGGGATATGTTGGCTTATGTGGCTCCTTTGGGCTGTTGACAACAGTTTTGTGTTCATTCTAGTAGTAATAATCCAAGGCAATACTTCTGATCTGGAACAAACTTTCAAGAAAAAAATTCTCTCAAAGAACAAAGTATTTAGGATGTATTTATTTTTCGGACTAATGAGAAATCCTTATTCAGTTATCGACTCTAAAATTGCACAAAAGAGGTTACTTAGTTAGTCCTTTAACGTCAATAGTGAATGAACAATAAAGAAGAAACAAGTAAAAATAAAGAGAGAGCTTTAACTATGCTGAAAGAAGACCAAATATTTGGATTATATTTACCAAGATAGAAAATTGATAGTAAGATATAACTTATCATAACTTATAATGATAATGCAAAAGTTGCATATAAACTGGACACTAAACTTGCATTTTCTATGATGTGCAAGAACAAGCAAAAGATGGTGCAACTTCATGGTGTGGAAAATTGATTGGTATTGCAAAAACTTTCAGTTGCCTGAAAACTAGCAAAATCACAGAACTATAAAAAGTGGCAGTGCCGGAATTGAAGTACTGTGGGATTACCACTAAGTTACAAGGACTAATATATGAACAATTAAGATTAAAGGATTTTTGGAAATAGTTGTGGATGTTTGGAAATAGTTGGGGGTTACGTACATACCTTGTTATAAATGGCACGAAGTGGCTGAGAACGTGAGAAGCGCGGCTGAGAATGTGAGCAGCGTGTAATCTCGGATACTTGGTAGGGCTCCCCCGTGCACAAAAGGGCAATACCTAACCTCTGCGTGGACATGACGATCCGGCTGCCCTTATTACTGTCCGGCAGGTACATTCTTATGGCCTCCCAATCTTCCACAGTGGATACTTGATCTAGAACGATGAGATACCTCTGCTCCCTTACTTGCTGCATGAGGTTGTCCTTCTTGAGATCATCGACAACACATATTTTTTCTTGGTGAGAGTTGGCGAAGAACTCAGTGAGCAAGCTCTCGAGAAACTCATCAGGGTTAAAAGGATGCACCAGCTTCACCCAGGCGCGACTTTTGAATACTTGACAGATTTCTGGATCATCGTACGCCTTCCTGATAACATGAGTTATCGACGGCCCAATATCAGGTGCGGCTCCTCCTCCTGTACTTCCCCACACCGAGAGCACTTGAAGGTCACTGCCTTGACAGTCGATCAGTTTCTTCAAGTCACCTTGGCCGATGTCGTGTTGCTTCTTCCCTGTGGCCTCCCACACCTCGCAGAGGATGTGGAATGCTGTTGCTGCTGCCTCAGCAGCAGTGGCCGGCGCGACAAGGCCGGGATTGGAGCCAGAGGAAGAGTCGTCGTTGCCTGCGCCGATGAGGCTGTAGCGGGTGTTCCTTTGGCTTACATCCTCCAGCCTGGTCCTGAGCTGCTTTATCTCGGTGACCGCCTCGTCAAGTGGCAACGGCGGCCTTGACATACAGATGAGGGATGAGGTGAGGCGCCGCACCCAGTCCCACCGCGACGGCTTGTCGAGATGGACAACAAACTCGACGCAATCTTCGACATCGAAGGCCAGCTCGCGAAGCTGTCTCACCCAGGTGCGCACCACTCGATTGCTGGTGCGCTCCGTGTTGGCCACGCTGAGGAATGACAGCAGCATCTCGAACTCCCCCGTGATGAACAGCAAGTCGTCCTGCACACGCACCCTCAGGCTTCTCTCCTCCTCAATCGCCGACTTCACCCTGATCAGCGTCCCCTCCACCGCCGTCTTGGTCAATCCAAGCACGAACTCCGCCATTGTttatcttctctctctttttccccCGCCTTCGCTAGGTTGTGTGGTAGAACTGAAGCTAGCAAGTGATTCGTAGTAGCTGGCCATGGGGACCGGATTataaagctagctagctagcggaGCAACAGACCATATTTCTAAATCAttatatattactccctctgtaaacaaatataagagtgtttacatCACtaatttagtgatctaaacactcttatatttctttacggagggagtatatattaaaaCATGAGTTTACTAATCACCTACCTACCGGCCGGCTTCAACAATTCAATACTGATCAGTTGCTTGTTCCTTGCTACTGTCTGTGTTCACTACTAATTGTCTAAAACATATGAGGAAGAAATGAGCCAAGGTTAATGGGTTATATTTTAACCGTCTGTTTGCACTTCAACGTTTATTATTTACCTTTGAAGCCTCTAAACCAATAAACTTTGTAGTTCTTCATGTTATCTTTTATTTCTTTTGTCTGGTTGGGTATACGAATTTCGTTCGTATACCGAGCCATGTTCTTTTTATCTTGTGTGTTATTCTCGGAGAGGTTTGGACCTAGTGTGGTGACATGTACGATATGGTGCCAACCGTATGCAAATCCACACTGTAAAACTTAGGGTTTTGGGAAACTGCACGACACCCGttaagggtgtggctatctcatatatataaggggtacaccaaggtgtacgatacaatatacaagacatatacagaagctatatataaatacagtctaacaccctccctcaatcttaactatgcccTGAAGTACAAAGTATGTTAAGATTGCGCCTGCAGCCTACAAACTgaggttgtggaagaggcttcgtgaaaatgtcagcaagttgatctttggaggagatgaacttgatgtggagtagcttctgtgcaacacgttcccgtacaaaatgatagtcaacttctatgtgctttgtccgagcatgaaacactggattagatGAGAGATATGTAGctccaatgttatcacaccaaaggacaGGCGGCTGAGTTTGAGGAACTCCCAACTCTCTCAATAAGGAttgtacccatatgatctcagctgtAGCATTTGCAACGGCTTTATATTCTGCTTCAGTGCTACTCCTGGACACTGTAGCTTGTTTGCGAGCAgcccaggcgatcaagttaggaccaaagaagacagcatgtccccccgtggatcgcctgtcatctggattACCAGCCCAGTCAGCATCTGAAAAAGCAGAAAGCGTAGGAGACGGTGCTGGCTGAAGGAGCAAACCATATGAGGCAGTAAAGCAAACATAACGAAGAATCCGCTTCACCGATGTCCAATGAGAAGTCCGAGGAGCATGAAGAAATTGGCAGACACGATTGACTGCATATGAGAGATCTGGCCGAGTGATAGTTAAGTACTGCAGGCCACCAACAACGCTACGATACTCAGTGGCGTCATCAGAGGTGAGAGGATCTCCATCAAACACAGACAGACGATCAGTAGCAGACATAGGAGTCATGACATGTTTGCATTTAAGCATACCTGCCCGTCGCAACAGGTCCATCGAATACTTATGCTGTGTGAGTGTCAAGCCAGCAGAAGAACGTGAAACTTCCAGCCCAAGGAAGTAATGCAACGTTCCTGAATCCTTCACCGCAAAATCTCCACTCAAGGAAGATATCAGACGGTCAGCGGCAGCATCCGAGGAGCTAATgaggatgatgtcatcaacatataccagAAGATACATCGTCACCTGAGGTCGATGCAGAAGGAAGAGCGAGGTGTCAGCAGTAGAGGGAACAAAACCAAGTGACCGAAGAACAGAGCCCAATctggcatgccaagcacgaggagcctgcttcaaccCATAGAGCGCCTTGACCAGGCGACACAGATGATGAGGACGAgtaggatcaacaaaaccagggggctgacgcatgtaaacctcctcatccagaacaccatgaagaaaggcattctgaacatccagctgacgaagaaaccagccCCGAGTAACAGCCAAGGACAACAGAAGTCGAATAGTTGTTGGTTTGATCACCGGACTGAACgtatcctcatagtcaagaccatacctTTGCTTGAACCCTTTCGCCACTAACCGTGCCTTATAGCGTTCAATAGAACCATCAGCATGCTTCTTAACCTTGAAGACccacttggaatcaatgacattgacACCAGAGACCGGAGGAACAAGCTGCCAAGTACCATTTGTCAACAATGCCTGATACTCTTGCTCCATAGCTTGACGCCAATGAGGAATCCCGAGAGCAACCTGGAAGTGACGTGGTTCAGCCGAAGGATCTTCCTTGACATGAGCAACACATGCCGCAAGCCAGGCGACCGTCCCATCTTTGCGTTGCTTGGGACACACAATACCGGATCGACTGCGAGTATGTGGTCGAAGAGGAACGGCCGCAGGTGGTGCAACCAGTGGCAACGGCCCTCGGCGATGAAGAAGTATCCGACGCAGCCGGTGACGATGCAGCGGCGACAGGCGATGACGAGGCCGACCCAGGCGAGGCCGACCCTGGCGACAGACTCGACTGGATGGGCGAGTCAGTCGGCTCAAGGCCAACCGAGGCGCGGCAGCCCAGCCCAGGCGAGCTCACCGGCTCAGGAGAGGCCGGCCCAGATGGGAGCACCAGCTCGGGGGAGGCCGGCCCAGATGGAATCACCGGCTCGGGGGAGGCCGGCGCAGGGGAGACCAGCCCGGGCAAGGCCGGCCCAGGCGGAACCGACCCAGCCTCAGAAGAGGCCGGCACGGACGGAGCCGACGCTGAGGCGCCCAGTCCAGGCATGCATGGCGCATGCACAAGGCCATTCGCCACGTCGGGTGCAGTTGATGGCTCCGGCTCCTCCAGCAACTCCAGGCGAACTCCACGACCCATTCCTGCAGCATGATTAGGCAACAACGCAGGAGAATATGCAATATCAACAAATTGAGCAGGCAGTGGAGGGGTGGATTGCAAGGAGGAGGCTGGAGTGGTGGGAGTTATGGACAAAGACGAGAACGGGAATACACTCTCGTCAAACACAACATCACGCGAGATGTAGACACGGTTGGATGGAATATGAAGacacttgtaccctttgtgaagagaGCTATACCCAAGAAATACACAAAGTTTGGACCGAAACTCGAGCTTGTGCTTATTATAAGGACGAAGAAGAGGCCAGCATGCACAACCAAAAACTTTGAGAAAAGTATAATCTGGAACCTCATTAAGCAATAGTTCAAGTGGTGTTTTCATCCCAAGGAGACGTGTAGGAAGTCTATTTATGAGAAAACAGGCAGTAgaaaaagcatcactccaaaaacgaaaaggTGTTGATGCATGAGCAAGTAAGGTGAGACCGGTTtcgacaatgtgacgatgcttacgttcagccgtgccattctgctgatgtgtatgaggacaagacacgcgATGCGAAATCCCAAGCTTATTAAAAAAGGAAttgaggttgtgatattcacccccccccccccaatctgactgaacatgaataatcttatgctTAAGAAGACGCTCAACATGAGCTTGAAATTGCAGGAACACATCAAACACAtcggatttacgtttgataagataaagccaagtgaaccgactataagcatcaataaaactgacataataattatgACCGCTCACAGAAGTTTGGGCATGCCCCCATACATCAGAATAAATAAGCTCAAGTGGAGTTTTGACGACACGACTCGAATCAGAAAACGAAagctgatgactcttgccttgTTGACAGGCATCACAGACGGTGGCAACATCTTTATTGGACACAACGGGAAGACTATGACGATGAAGAACACTACGAACTATGGGAGTGGCAGGATGGCCGAGCCGTGCATGCCAATGAGTAGGCGACACACGGACACCAGTGAGTGCTCGAGGGGCAGAAGGCAGatcaagtgcatataatccatcgcGCAGGCGACCTCTAAGCAGAACGTCCCTCGTGGCCCGATCcttgataaaaaaataaaaaggatgaAACTCAGTGAAAACATTGTTATCACGAGTAAGCTGAGGAACAGACAATAGGCTACGAGTAGCAGAAGGAACTCTAAGGACATTACGAAGATGGAGAGATTTCTGTTTATGAGTTAAAAGAGAGGTCTGAccaacatgtgatatgtgcatacctgctccactggCGGTGTGAACCTGATCATTACCACGGTATGGCTCCTGAACTGAGAGTTTGCCCATCTCACCCGTCAAATGATTCGTAGCGCCCGTGTCCAtataccatgttggatcaatgggaTATGATGTAGTGTGGCCTGCTTGACGAGCAGGCTCATGAGTggccaaggcagcttgtttctcgtTGCCTTTGCCATTGTTGCCGACGCCgaggaagtcctgcttgaagcggcGATGACAGCGGGAAGCAACATGACCTGGGATGTTGCACAGTTGACAAGGGAGCTGAACGCCACAAGAAGGGCAGCAGGCACACGAACGACCACCCCCGGTCGTGGGGAAAGGGGCTGCGGCAGGCGACCGCGGAGCCTGCAAAGTCAATGGTGTTGTTTTGCCCGCTGCAGTTGACTTGAAGGGCTTCCCTTTTCCACGAGTGGCAGCATTGGCAGTCATGAAACTCGGATTGGTACGGCGGGACTTGATGCGCTGTTCCGTGGCAAGGAGGCGGGCGTAGAGCTCACGGGGTTCAAGTGGAGTATCACGGCCATTGATGTTCTCAGCAAGGTTATCATAGTCGTCATCCAGACCGTTCATGACGAAGGTGGTGAAGTCCTCTTTGCGAAGCGGTTGACCAATGGAGGCTAGAGTGTCTGCGAGACGCGTCATCTTGCCGAAGTAGTCGGTAATGCTGAGGTCAAGAAGCTTGGTCTCTCCCAGCACCGTACGAAGAGTGTGAGCACGAGCCTGCTGCTGAGATGCAAAGCTAGTGTGAAGGGCAGACCACGCCTCCTCAGACGTGGCAGTGAAGAGAACCAAGGAGGACACCGCCTCGGTGAGCGACGACTGGATCGCCGAAAGTATGGCCTGATCCTGAGCCACCCAGGCATGGTATGCCGGGTGATGTGGTGGAGGACACGGCAAGGAACCGTCGACGTAGCCCTCCAGATAGCGACTGCGGAGAAGTGGCAACACCTGTGCACGCCATGACAGATAATTGTCCGTCGTCAGCTTCACTGGGATCAGATGCGCGAAGTAGAACGGCGTGCTGGCCACGGCATGATCAGCAGGAGGAGGCGCCGTGTAGTAGGTCATGTGAGATGATCCACCAGATGCAGCCATGGCCGGAGGGTAGTAGCCGCCGTAGGgcaatggcggcggcggggccctgtcCGACCCAGCGTTCGCGGCGACAGGTGAAGGCGCGTAGGGCGCGTAGGGCGCCGCTGCAACAGCGGCAGGAGATGCAGCCGCGACGGGCGCGTAGGGCGGCGCCCCGTAGTGGCCCGTTGATGAAGTAGCGGCCCCGTAGGGGCCATAGGCCGCCGATCCGGCAGGGACGGGCGCCGCCCCGTAGGGGCCTGCGGGCGGGAGTGGAGCAGCCCCGTACGGGCCGTAGGCTGCCGATCCAGCGGGGACGGGCACCGCCCCGTAGGGGCCTGCGGGCGGGAGTGGAGCAGCCCCGTGGGGGGCGTAGGTGGCCGATCCCATCCACGGACCGGTGTACGAAGGATCCCCCAGGGTCGGCGGAGGCGCGGCCGGTGACGACGGCGGTGGCTGATCCGAGGAGGCGCCTACCATCGAAGATTGGCCGGTGTAGACCGAAACCAGGGGACGCGAGGAGAGGAACGGCGACGCAGGCGCCGTGACAGAAGCcggcgcgacggcggcgacggagtTGGGCGCGATcgtggtggcggaggcggcggcggcagcagcagcggaaGACATAGGATCGGTTAGGGTTGATACCATGTAAAACTTAGGGTTTTGGGAAACTGCACGACACCCGttaagggtgtggctatctcatatatataaggggtacaccaaggtgtacgatacaatatacaagacatatacaaaagctatatgtaaatacagtctaacacacaCAAGCCACTCGGTCACTTTGATTCAACAAAGTCTTCGACTACAAGTGCCCGGTTCTATCAGCCATATCAAAAATGTTTGACGAAGCGGAGGTCCAAAAAAGTCTTGTTACCCTTGCGTATATTTAAGTTTGGGGGGGTAACCACTTTTCATACTCTCCTTTAATAAACTGCACTTTCTCTTTTCATAATTTTCTTGAGACTAGTTCTTGCAAAGTTCTATGCTTTGGGAAGTTATTTTTGCATGGGTAGAGTTTTGTGCAATGATCTTCATCTGATGAATACTATGCAATCGTGTATCCCATTGTTTGATATGCTTGCTTAAGTATGATTGCTCTATATCTGTATCAGGAAATCACTTGCTCAAGTTAGGCCCCATATTGTCAAGTTAATGTTTTTATGCACTTTGTTCAAGTTTTTGTTTGGATTGGGAACAATCTTGTGATCCTTTGAAAGTCATTGCCACAATCTCTACTTTTCAAAACAAAATGATGATGATGGTTGAATAAAAAGTTTGACACTTGTTAGAGTTGTTCTAAAAGAAAGAGTAATCGAGTAGCTTAACTCGATGGTGTTTGATATAATAGACTCAATTGCCCTTGTGAATAAAGTTTtctagaggaacttagttgaaaggtGAATGAGATTATGCCAAAATCTGTGTTGCACTACATGGCACTTCAGCTTCTCGCTGGTGCTATGGCCATGCTAGTCTATGCATGTGTACATGTGTAAATGTGGCTTCGTCACCTCTCTTGATGTTATGCTGAGGACTCCGCCGGCCAATGAACGATCCACCAGCGTTTCGGCATGGATTTCGGCTATGAGTTTGTGAACGTTCACCGTGGCAACACTGTAGTGAATATTATTCGGCATTCTCTTGACTGAGTGTGTATGTGGTAATAAATGAGTATTGATCGCAAGAGCTCAAAAGAGACAATATATTGGTCCATATTACTCGAACTTAAGCCACTGTGAAACCCAAGCATGATCATTTCTTTGGTATAATCCCGCCACCTGACAAAAAAAAATTCAACAAACAATGATTGAAGTAAGTGCTTGAGAGCCTTGAGTTGAGAATGTTAGCGGGCATGAATGAAAAACTCCATATCTTGACTTTTTCAAAACTCTTT
This portion of the Triticum dicoccoides isolate Atlit2015 ecotype Zavitan chromosome 7A, WEW_v2.0, whole genome shotgun sequence genome encodes:
- the LOC119334168 gene encoding uncharacterized protein LOC119334168, with the protein product MAEFVLGLTKTAVEGTLIRVKSAIEEERSLRVRVQDDLLFITGEFEMLLSFLSVANTERTSNRVVRTWVRQLRELAFDVEDCVEFVVHLDKPSRWDWVRRLTSSLICMSRPPLPLDEAVTEIKQLRTRLEDVSQRNTRYSLIGAGNDDSSSGSNPGLVAPATAAEAAATAFHILCEVWEATGKKQHDIGQGDLKKLIDCQGSDLQVLSVWGSTGGGAAPDIGPSITHVIRKAYDDPEICQVFKSRAWVKLVHPFNPDEFLESLLTEFFANSHQEKICVVDDLKKDNLMQQVREQRYLIVLDQVSTVEDWEAIRMYLPDSNKGSRIVMSTQRLGIALLCTGEPYQVSEITRCSHSQPRFSRSQPLRAIYNKGSGHRSGIGEFIRQLRSRGVISVWGAGCDESLLIPNLCQGIMDKSRVFDGLKFQHYLEFTVSDDLDLLMEMAAELCIYSNPQDQQHKMKDKFHEMDRSKIIETWCTFLAAYDELYLIVIMGLKSKDNWDLIKKNLLFEPTKCCVVVLTEDEILARHCVDYEYRTHRLEDIQQDYQQNCGQGGKRREEENWKLVRREDDMNRIGNCLARHGVISVWGIAGVGKSALVRNWTSVGVYFWIFILMIFKPKKLHLLSTHDWDLIKPLFMSQHSESHIILITNEERVATHCTYNTDGMVNVKCLEADAAIELFKRGGGWGGMCCEQNGTCAGGLRGSAIEVGSMLSTTVPTAAVISP